In Oncorhynchus tshawytscha isolate Ot180627B linkage group LG01, Otsh_v2.0, whole genome shotgun sequence, the genomic stretch GGAGACATTCCACATTGTCAGCTAATTTGCAAGGTCCTcctcagcaattacagcctcgagtcttctttaggatgacgctacaagcttggcacacttgtatttgtggagtttctcccattcttctctgcagatcctctcaagctctgtcaggttggatggggagcgtcgctacacagctattttcaggtctctccagagaggttcgatcgggttcaattccaggctctgtctggctcggccactcaaggacattcagaaacttgtcctgaagccactcttgcattgtcttggctgtgtgcttagggtcattgtcctgttagaagatGAACCTTCGGCCTAGCTCTGGAgaagtttttcatcaaggatctctccgttcatctttcccttgatcctgactagtctcccagtccctgccactgaaaaacatccccacagcatgttgctgccaccaccatgcttcaccatagggatggtgccaggtttcctccagatgtgacgcttgacattcaggacaaagatatcaatcttggtttcatcagaccagataatcgtGTTTCTCATATTCTGagagactttaggtgccttttggcaaactacaggtggcctttcatgtgccttttactgaggagtggcttccatctgaccactctaccacaaaggcctgattggtggagtgctgcagagatggttgtcattctggaaggttctcccatctcaacagaggaactctggagctctgtcagagtgaccatcgggttcttggtcacctccctgaccaaggaccttttccaccgattgctcagtttgaccaggcagccagctctaggaagagtcttggttgttccaaacttcttccatttaagaatgatggaggccactgtgttctaggggactgtcaatgctgcaaaaaaaaaTTGGCACgcttcccctgatctgtgcctcgacacaatcttgtctcggagctctacggtcaattccttctttgacctcatggcttggtttttgctctaacctgcactatcaactgtgggaccttacatagacatctgtgtgcctttccaaatcatgtccaattaattaaatttaccacaggtggacttcaatcaagttgtagaaacatctcaaggatgatcagtggaaacaggatgcatctgagctcaatttctagtcttaTTGAAAagaatctgaatacttatgtaaataagttgttttttatttgtaatacattggcAAAAAATTCTAgcaatctgttttcgctttgtcattatggggtattgtgtgtaggttgatgagggaaaaaaatgtattaaatcaattttagagtaaggctgtaacgtaacaaaatgagaaaaaagataaaggggtctgaatactttacgaatgaaCTGTACATAAACACAGTAACATCCCAGTCAGTCTGTCTAGTGATCACTAGGAAGTTACTACCAACATGGTTGTGTAAGGCAGGCTATATATTTCTTGGTTATGTAGTCTCTGGGCTTGATCAACATTGCAGACGACTGCCAACtaactgatctacaaatcactgCATAACCactcattatcattagtagatgAGTCAGTCAGAATTGTCCCACAAAACATCACTGACTTGATGCTCTCAAACAACCTTTAGTATTACTTTAACTAAATAATGTTCTTCCATATATAAGCCTGGTGCCCATTCATAAAGTCGTATTAAAACTGTAATACAGAAACTGTATTTATCTTTTGACAGTAGGGGGCACTATAATACAACAAATTCTTCCAAGCTCCCCTAAGCAAGGATATGGTATGTTGCCACCATAGACATTCATATATATAAAATTGATTGGTGCTCAAATCCTTGACGTACAACATTGTCCTCAATCATAACTGCAAGTAGGACTCAATATCTATTCAATTTATTTCTTACAGTATTCCActagtaaaaatacatttaaaaaaagaggttcaatagaacacagagacagtgtCATAGGTTCTGTACTAAGGGTTTACAGCAGTCAGTCTATGCATGAGACATCCAGCACCATTATAACAGCTGAACTAAACCAAGATTCTGtttcctcttcctggggttttcAAACTCCCCAAATGTATCTAGGGTGTCTTGACTGGAATTTCTGGTAAAGAGGAACAGCAATAAAACAGGCGGGCAGAAGTCCCCAGCTCTGCcgcaccaccaccacatcactgCAAGTATATTTGTTATTAACCAGAGAATAAAAATGAGTTCTAAAtacaaaacagaagaaaacagaaaacagtAAGGGGAAGATAGATTGTGGGGAGAGTATCTCTCCAAGAATACCTAAACATGTATAGGACTGGCTCCCCTGAATTATGAGACACATGTCTGTCAGAACACCTGCCCACATCAAAAGTCCCAGGTAACTACCACAGTAGTCAAACTAAAGTCATCTCCTAAACTGCTCCTGCAAATGGATaatagcgtctgctaaattactaaaatgtaaatttaCTATCTAGATTGGTTCTCTTCCAATAAGAAAATACTTTAAATTTGAggaattattattattctacaattattCTCATCAAGCAGGTGGATTGGGTGCAGAGGTGCAAATAATAGCCTTTTAAACAGCAGTATCCCTATTaacatggtcccagatctgtttgcacTGTCTTGCCACATCCTGTGTCACACCAATGACCACATGAATTAGcaggacaacacaaacagattTGGGAACAGGCTAGCAGAACCCTCACAGTCTATAAGGATTAAAGGTTCCCAATCTGATTTGAGACCTTGGTCAATCCCACAATGCAATGCTACTTCAGAAGAACTTGACCCCCTTCCCGTCATCCATGGTGATGACCTCTGCCTTGCCGTCCGTCTGCAGGGCCTGCAGCGAGCGAATCAGCATCCACTCCTCCAGCCCATGGAATTCTGGGGGAAATGTGTTACAGCTATTTACTTATGCAGTACAGCTCAGATGGTATAAAACAGTACAAATGTTTTGTGGTAGGGATAAATAGCAagaaatacagtacattcagaaagtattcacaccccttgactttttccacattgttacgttacagccttattctaaaatggactaaattgctttttttcatcaatctacacacaataccccataatgacaaagcaaaaactgttgaTCACATGACAAAGTAAAAcacaaaatatcacatttagataagtattcagaccagttCACcgaacgtgctaccttgtcctagacctgctgttttcgactctctctctctagcgcacctgctgtctctaactctataGTCAGGATCTGAATGCTAGGCTATGAAAAGccatttattattattagaccctgctggtcatctatgaacgtttgaacatcttggacatgtactgttataatttccacccggcacagccagaagaggagaggcccctctcacagcctggttcctctctaggcttcTTCCTAGGGAgtctttcctagccaccgtacttctacatctgcattgcttgctgtttggggttttaggctgggtttctgtatagcaatTTGTGACATCGGATAATGTAAAGACagcttaataaatacatttgattactcagtactttgttgaagtgcctttggcagcgattacagcctcaggtcttcttgggtatgacgctaaaacattggcacacctatatttggggagtttcttccattcgtctttgcagatcctctcaatctctgtcaggtcggatgggtagtatcgctgcacagctattttcaggtctctccagagatgtttgatcgggttcaagtccaggctctggctgggcctctcaaggacgttcaaatcaaactatttgtcacatgcgccgaatacaacgagtgaggaccttacagtgaaacgcttacttgcaacccctaaccaacagtgcagttaccaaataaactaaagtaaaaaataataaaaagtaacacaataacgaggccatatacagggggcaccggtacagagtcagtgtgcaggggtacaggttagaggtcatttgtacatgtaggtaggggtgaagtgactatgcatagataataaacagagagtagaagcagtgtacaaaacaaatggggggggtgAATGTAATAGACCGGtagccatttgattcattgttcagcagtcgaATGGCTTAGGGGTAGATGCTGTTCAGGagcattttggtcctagacttggcactctggtaccgcttgtcgtgtggtagcagagaaaacagtccataacctgggtgactggagtctcagACAATTTTATGGTctttcctctgacaacgcctatTATATatgtcctgaatggcaggaagcttggccccagtgatgtactgggccgtacgcactaccctctgtagcgccttgcggtcagatgccgagcagttgccataccaggcagtgatgcaagcattcaggatgctctcgatggtgcagctgtagaactttttgaggatctggggacccatgccaaatcttttcagtctcctgagggggaaaaggtttttgttgtgccctctttgcgacggtcttggtgtgtttggaccatgacagatcgttggtgatgtggacaccaaggaacttgaaactattgacccactccactacatcctcgtcgatgttaatgggggacAGTTTGGCCCTCAatatcctgtagtccacgatcagctcctttgtcttgctcaaattgagggagaggttgttgtctctgaccgcctccctataggctgtctcatcgttgtcggtgatcaggcgtaccactgttgtgtcatcagcaaacttgatggtgttggagtcgtgtttgcccacgcagtcgtgggtgaacagggcgtacaggaggggactaagtacacacccctgaggggccccagtgttgaggatcagtgtggcagacatgttgttgcctacccttaccacctggggaagcccgtcaggaagtccaggatccagttgcagagggaggtgtttagtccccgggtccttagcttagtgatgagcttcgtgggcactgtggtgttgaacgctaagctgtagtcaatgaacagcattctcacataggtgttccttttgtccaggtgggaaagggcagtgtggagtgtgattgagattgcgtcttCTGTGGATCTGTAAGGGCGGTgtacgaattggagtgggtctcgagtacccgggaggatgctgttgatgtgagccatgaccagcctttcaaagcacttcatggctaccgacgtgagtgctatggggcggtaatcatttaggcgggttaccttcgcttccttgggcacagggaccatggtggtctgcttgaaacatgtaggtattacagactcggtcagggacaggtcgaaaatgtcagtgaacacacttgccagttggtccgcgcatgcttcgAGTaggcatcctggtaatccatctggccctacgactttgtgaatgttgacctgtttaaaggttttgctcacatcggctactgagagcattatcacacagtcgttcagaatagctggtgctctcgtgcatgcttcagtgttgcctgccttgaagcaagcataaaaggtaTTTAGCTCGTCTGCTAGGCTCGCGTGACTGGGCAGCTCGCCTCTGGGTTTcactttgtagtccgtaatatttTTCAAtccttgccacatccgacgagtgtcagagccggtgtagtaggattcaatcttaatcctgttttgacactttgcttgtttgatggttcgtatGAGGGCATAGCCGGATTTCTTAgtatccggattagtgtcccgctccttgaaagcggcagctctagcctttagttcaATGCGCATGTTGCctgttatccatggcttctggttgggatatgtacgtacggtcactgtggggacgatgtcgtcgatgcactttttgatgaagccaatgactgaggtggtatactcctcaacgACATTGGATGAAACCCGGAACATAtaccagtctgtgctagcaaaacagtcctgtagcgtagcatccgtgtcatctgaccacttccgtattgggcgagacttgtcccgaagccactcctgagttgtcttggctgtgtgcttagggttgttgtcctgttggaaggtgaaccttcgcccaagtctgaggtcctgagcactctgcagcaggttttcatcaaggatctaacCGTTCAtcattcccttgatcctgacttgtctcccagtccctgtcgctgaaaaacatgcccacagcatgatgctgcctccaccatgcttcaccgtagggatggtgccaggtttcctccagacgtgacactttggcaatcaggccaaagagttcaatcttggtttcaacagaccagagaatattgtttctcatggtcagagtccgttagcatgcttggagtttgccaaaaggcacttatgtgcattttactgagtggcggcttctgtctggccactctaccataaaggcctgattggtggagtgctgcagagatggttgtccttctggaaagggtctgaatacctatgtaaaaaggtatttcagtttttatttttaatagaattgcaaaaatgtaaaaaaaactgttttcgcatttgtcattattgggtattgtgtgtagattgaagaggcaAAAAGAGATTTCATAATTAAGCAGTAACGGGGGgggatgtggaaaaagtcaaggtgtcgaatactttccgaatgcactgtacgtcaAAAATGCACATTTCTGTTGTTGTACCTTCGCTTTCTGTGTCGTCACCGTTGGCGAGCTCGTAGAGTGTAAACACCGTATTGACCATACCGTTTTTAGAGACCTGAAATGATAGGGAGAGGAAACACAAACTTCATAAAGAAGTATCAATAACAGCATACTGAGGTCACCAGGATTTAGACTATTACTAGTAAATCTAGTAGAgctcgaccgattaatcggaatggccgattaattggggccgatttcaggttttcataacaatcggaaatcggtatttttggacaatGATTTGGccgattattattttattttttttaaacacgtttatttaactacgcaagtcagttaagaacacattcttaatttcaatgacagtctaggaacggtgggttaactgccttgttggcagaacgacagatttttaccttgtcagctcagggattcaatcttgcaaccttacggttaactagtccaacactctaaccccttgctttacattgcactccacgaggagactgcctgtcacgcgaatgcagtaagaagccaaggtaagttgctagctagcattaaacttatcttataaaaaacgatcaataaatcataatcactagttaactacacatggttgatgatattactagtttatctagcgtgtcctgcgttgcatataatcgatgcggtgcgcattcgtgaaaaagcactgtcgttgctccaacgtgtacctaaccataaacatcaatgcctttcttaaaatcaatacacaagtatatatttttcaacctgcatatttagctaaaaataaatccaggttagcaggtcacttgcgttcattgcacgcagagtcagggtatatgcaacagtttgggccgcctggctcgttgcgaactaatacgccagaattttacgtaattatgacataacattgaaggttgtgcaatgtaacaggaatatttagactgatggacgccacccattagataaaatacggaacagttccatATTTcaatgaaagaataaacgttttgttttcgagatgatagtttccggattcgaccatattaatgacctaaggctcgtatttctgtatgttattatgttataattaggtctatgatttgatagagcagtctgactgagcgatggtaggcaccagcaggctcgtaagcattcattgaAACAGCACTAAATAAGTGTGTTATActaaataagtgttcattcagtattgttttaattattattattacaaataaatatatacttttttttcggCCAATTAATCtgtattggctttttttggtcctccaataatcggtatcggcgttgaaaaatcagtcggtcgacctctaaaatCTACTAGACCACTGGACATCTTCTATAATGATAATACATTACAGTATTCTTCCAACAATGTAAATGGCGATCTATGCTACGTCCAGAgaagcaccctactccctatatagtgtattcctttagaccaggacccatagcagACCTACTCACCCACTGGTAAATTAGTTTGCCCCATTCCTCTGGCCTCCTCCACATGACTAGACACTGTGTCTTGTTCTTGTCTAACCATTCCAGGTTCCCTGCAAGCAATATCCAGTTAAATTATTGTTAGTGTCATAATAAGAATCCAAATACATCTTTCAATGAAAGCAGCCCTGTTACCTTTTTTCCTCAATTCCTCAAAAACAATTAGTATGGCCTCCGTTGATAGTTTTCCTGCAAGATCAGTTAAGGTTTCTAGCAGATATGAGGGGAAATTTTCAGGGGGTATAATTTCAAAGAACATCCTTATAAAGTTTCTAAGTTATTACCTTTCCATAGCTTCAAAGTCACTATCCAACACCAAATAACAGGACAGGAGATCCAGAGATGGCCTCTTGTGTTTTTTCGGGTTGGTTAGATCTATGACATATGTCAGTAAGTGAAACTTACTGAACACGGTGAATAAAAGGATACTATCAATATTCTTGTGGTTGAACACAGGGCACTCTTGGACTTCCATGATGCCCAAAGTGTAGAGCTTGTGATGGCGGCAGTAGGAGAGAGCAAGGGAGCACCATGCTGCAAGCTGTTTCTGTCTGGTGTCAACATTGGGTTGTAACCTGTCAACAATCAAAAGTAACCATTGCATCAACTTATATTGGCATGTAGCTAAGTTAAGAGACAGAAGTACCTAGATAACCACTCACTAACGGCTAAGTAAGTTTGATTAAGTTGGAGAGGTGAATAATAATCATAAACGTTAGCTGGGAACAACCACATCATACATTATTTGTTGCAAATTAGAAAATTGAATGTAATGCATCTAGACAATTGACCATCCTAGTTAACAAGCTTTacgagccagctagctaatatatcacaggtagctaacgttaactcTAATTATAAACGAAGTAGTTATAACATCAAGAAGCATAGCTATCTCGCTAGCTACATATCGAGCAAAGCACTACAATCATTCATTGCATCGAAACCTTGAATCGAACCTAAAATATGTTTACCTTGGATGGCTAAAGCTAACTTCCCTAGCTAGCTTCAGCTAGCATTATTGTAAAGCATGTAAACCATTTTATTCGAAAACACAATACTTCTTTATACCTGGAATCGCAGTTTAGTTGTGAAAAGTGTTAACTTACGTAAAAAACGGAGGGAAATTATACTGCCAAGGCCACTCAAAACTCATTGCAAAAAAATGTACGCACAGCTGACACCCGGAAGTAAGTGAAACCTATAAATCTTCTTCTTCAATGCGAcaacggcggttggcatccaataaatgttccattgccgCCACCTACTAGATTGGAGTACAACTTCGttatactttgcttgaaaaatctataaataaataaacaaatacactACCATCGAACACTACACTTaccaaaataaaaataacaaatattaatacaatataacaccaccctaTTCCACTATTCATATATTTGGTCatacctcaggccaacaacctgaaaggatgggacaccaaCACTTAACACATTCAGTAagtcttctgatgtcaagtctcgcaAAGTCAAATACCTTAACTGCAGCTtccaccacaacctcaattttctgcGACGTACGTTCCATCCCTACAGTAGAGTTGATAACCATTACTATAAATGCTAATAAACCCAATCTCACTGAAACATATCActtgttggcctatccctctgtactggtacagatctacttacaccactcctctcaggatccctcccccttgtcccatcttcctctactttcttcactgcctcagcatatgacaacttctgcactactccaaatcaaatgtatttatgtagcccttcttacatcagctgatatatcaaagtgctgtacagaaacccagcctaaaaccccaaacagcaagcaatgcaggtgtagaagcacggtgactaggaaaaactccctagaaaggccaaaacataggaagaaaccaggctatgaggggtggccagtcctcttctggctgtgccgggtggagattataacagaacatgaccaagatgttcaaatgttcataaatgaccagcatggtcaaataataataatcacagtagttgtcgagggtgcaacaagtcagcacctcaggagtaaatgtcagttggcttttcatagccgatcattgagagtatctctaccactcctgctgtctctagagagttgaaaacagcaggtctgggacagatagcacgtccggtgaacaggtcagggttccatagccacaggcagaacagttgaaactggagcagcagcacggccaggtggactggggacagcaaggagtcatcatgccaggtagtcctgaggcatggtcctagggctcaggtcccccgagagagagaaagaaagagggaaagagagaattagagagagcatacttaaattcacacaggacaccagataagacaggagaaatactccagatataacagactgaccctagccccccgacacaaactactgcagcataaatactctaaccctggaaacctcgaCCTGACTCTCTTGCatgggacatttctgatccccagccccatgggcacccctacaattaacacataccactaatTTCCCCGATgcacacattcctttgtctcatgcccttctgcacacttctcacacttctcccataagcttgacacctgtaacaacatAATGTATTTGGCACAAAAGTTCATACAGGATATATTATACATCCTAACATCACTTTTTCGAgcaaagactcaacatcaaaacagcagcacccacccgtagcacgtgctccagcaggtaaatttcactggtcatccccaaagccaactcctcctttggctgcttttccttccagttctctgctgccaatgactggaacaaattgcaaaaatcactgaagctggagactcatatctcactcactaactttaagcacc encodes the following:
- the LOC112259974 gene encoding vacuolar protein-sorting-associated protein 25-like, translating into MSFEWPWQYNFPPFFTLQPNVDTRQKQLAAWCSLALSYCRHHKLYTLGIMEVQECPVFNHKNIDRKLSTEAILIVFEELRKKGNLEWLDKNKTQCLVMWRRPEEWGKLIYQWVSKNGMVNTVFTLYELANGDDTESEEFHGLEEWMLIRSLQALQTDGKAEVITMDDGKGVKFF